From the Microbacterium sp. W4I4 genome, one window contains:
- the flgK gene encoding flagellar hook-associated protein FlgK has product MSTFSGLGTAASALAAARRGMDVVGQNIANQATEGYTRQRVDTSAIAAARLSTRFSVGAAPGHGVAVDGITRLGDALLDARVRESSSSAGFWSARALAATTAETAMSEPSEHGLAARLSKFWAGWQDLAIAPDSGAAASVVLESAAQLSAQIAGGYRSVATQWSDTRASAERTVAQVNATATQIADLNAEIRDALASGRSANEIIDRRDGLVQVAARLVGARGTLEADGTMTVRIDGNALVSGDSARSLTLDGPMSMGENGRMTVSWSGAAGFPVAVDGGELGGMLSVLAPAADGGTLAGIAESYSAVATALAEMVNAQHRQGETATGQPGGDFFTLSTTGPAALGLGLAVHDASDLALASAGGGPLDAGNANAISEIGRNALSPDARWTGAVGAFAVSTAGDIQRARLSDAAAVTAVTAQRSVAAVDGDEETISLLTYQSAYQAAARVLTAVDESLDVLINRTGLVGR; this is encoded by the coding sequence ATGTCCACTTTCAGCGGGCTCGGCACTGCGGCCAGCGCATTGGCGGCAGCACGCCGCGGTATGGATGTCGTCGGGCAGAACATCGCCAACCAGGCGACCGAGGGGTACACGCGGCAGCGCGTCGACACCTCGGCCATCGCCGCGGCGAGGCTGTCCACCCGGTTCAGCGTCGGGGCGGCGCCGGGGCACGGCGTGGCTGTGGACGGCATCACGCGGCTGGGGGATGCGCTTCTGGACGCCCGCGTGCGCGAGTCGTCGAGCTCTGCCGGCTTCTGGTCGGCCCGGGCGCTCGCCGCCACCACGGCGGAGACTGCGATGTCCGAACCCAGCGAGCACGGGCTCGCCGCCCGCCTGTCGAAGTTCTGGGCCGGCTGGCAGGATCTCGCCATCGCCCCGGACTCCGGCGCCGCGGCCTCCGTGGTGCTGGAGAGCGCCGCGCAGCTCTCCGCCCAGATCGCCGGCGGCTATCGATCGGTGGCCACGCAGTGGAGCGACACCAGGGCGTCCGCAGAGCGCACCGTTGCGCAGGTGAACGCCACCGCGACGCAGATCGCGGATCTGAACGCCGAGATCCGCGATGCGCTGGCATCCGGTCGATCGGCGAACGAGATCATCGACCGTCGTGACGGCCTGGTGCAGGTGGCCGCCCGCCTCGTCGGCGCACGCGGAACGCTCGAGGCCGACGGCACGATGACCGTGCGCATCGACGGCAACGCGCTCGTCTCCGGCGACAGCGCACGTTCCCTGACGCTGGACGGACCCATGTCGATGGGAGAGAACGGGAGGATGACGGTGTCGTGGTCCGGTGCCGCCGGCTTCCCTGTCGCGGTGGACGGCGGCGAGCTGGGCGGAATGCTCAGCGTGCTCGCCCCGGCGGCCGACGGCGGCACCCTCGCCGGCATCGCCGAGTCGTACAGCGCTGTGGCGACGGCCCTCGCCGAGATGGTCAACGCACAGCACCGCCAGGGTGAGACCGCGACCGGACAGCCCGGCGGCGACTTCTTCACACTCTCGACGACGGGCCCGGCGGCGCTGGGTCTCGGACTGGCCGTGCACGACGCATCCGATCTCGCCCTCGCCAGTGCAGGCGGCGGCCCCCTCGACGCCGGCAACGCGAACGCGATCTCCGAGATCGGACGGAACGCACTCTCACCCGATGCGCGCTGGACCGGGGCCGTGGGCGCGTTCGCGGTCAGCACCGCAGGAGACATCCAGCGGGCGCGGCTGTCGGATGCCGCAGCCGTCACGGCCGTGACCGCGCAGCGCTCGGTCGCCGCGGTCGACGGCGATGAGGAGACGATCAGCCTGCTCACCTACCAGAGCGCGTATCAGGCCGCCGCACGAGTGCTGACCGCGGTGGACGAATCCCTCGACGTACTGATCAATCGCACCGGCCTCGTGGGCCGATAG
- the rarD gene encoding EamA family transporter RarD, whose protein sequence is MIATMNEQIVETSLGYFINPIFTVLLGVLVLHESIRPAQWVAIGIAAVAVGVIIVAYGSFPWIALSLTASFGLYGLVKKKIGPAVDAVSGLTLESFWMIPIAAVILFLVAGDGGITMGTISPLHTVLLSCAGIATAIPLLLFAAGTRRVDLSLVGMIQFITPIMQFLLGWAVLGEPMPAERWVGFILVWVAIAVFVGDIVLHKGRSRRQAPPALV, encoded by the coding sequence GTGATCGCCACGATGAACGAGCAGATCGTCGAGACGAGCCTGGGCTATTTCATCAACCCCATCTTCACGGTGCTGCTGGGCGTGCTGGTTCTGCACGAGAGCATCCGCCCCGCGCAGTGGGTCGCGATCGGCATCGCGGCCGTCGCGGTGGGCGTGATCATCGTCGCCTACGGCTCGTTCCCATGGATCGCCCTGTCTCTGACCGCCTCGTTCGGACTGTACGGTCTGGTCAAGAAGAAGATCGGACCGGCGGTGGATGCCGTCAGCGGCCTCACGCTGGAATCCTTCTGGATGATCCCGATCGCCGCGGTGATCCTGTTCCTGGTCGCCGGTGACGGCGGCATCACGATGGGAACCATCAGCCCGCTGCACACCGTGCTGCTGTCCTGCGCGGGCATCGCGACGGCGATCCCGCTGCTGCTGTTCGCCGCCGGGACGCGACGTGTGGATCTGAGCCTGGTCGGGATGATCCAGTTCATCACCCCGATCATGCAGTTCCTGCTCGGCTGGGCGGTGCTCGGCGAGCCGATGCCCGCGGAGCGCTGGGTCGGCTTCATCCTCGTCTGGGTCGCGATCGCCGTGTTCGTCGGAGACATCGTGCTGCACAAGGGACGCAGCAGGCGCCAGGCTCCGCCGGCGCTGGTCTGA
- a CDS encoding ABC transporter ATP-binding protein, with translation MTDAATQPPVDDRDVIVELKEVHAGYLPGVNILNGANLIARKGELIGIIGPNGAGKSTLLKSIFGMVQVREGEITVKGESILGLKADKLVARGVAFVPQTNNVFPSLTIAENLHMGLYQNPKIYKERLEFVTGIFAELGSRLKQRAGSLSGGERQMVAMSRALMMDPSVLLLDEPSAGLSPVRQDDAFIRVSDINKAGVTTIMVEQNARRCLQICDRGYVLDQGRDAYEGTGRELLEDPKVIGLYLGTLGQDDAA, from the coding sequence ATGACGGATGCTGCGACCCAGCCCCCTGTCGATGACCGCGATGTCATCGTCGAGCTGAAGGAGGTGCATGCCGGATACCTTCCCGGGGTGAACATCCTCAACGGCGCCAACCTCATCGCCCGCAAGGGCGAGCTGATCGGCATCATCGGGCCGAACGGTGCCGGAAAGTCCACACTGCTGAAGTCGATCTTCGGCATGGTTCAGGTGCGCGAGGGCGAGATCACGGTCAAGGGCGAGAGCATCCTGGGGCTGAAGGCCGACAAGCTCGTCGCTCGAGGAGTGGCGTTCGTGCCGCAGACGAACAACGTCTTCCCCTCGCTGACGATCGCCGAGAACCTGCACATGGGCCTGTACCAGAACCCGAAGATCTACAAGGAGCGCCTGGAGTTCGTCACGGGCATCTTCGCTGAGCTGGGCAGCAGGCTGAAGCAGCGAGCGGGCTCGCTGTCGGGCGGTGAGCGTCAGATGGTGGCGATGTCGCGTGCGCTGATGATGGATCCGTCGGTGCTGCTGCTCGACGAGCCGTCGGCCGGCCTGTCGCCGGTGCGCCAGGATGACGCGTTCATCCGGGTGTCCGACATCAACAAGGCCGGCGTGACGACCATCATGGTGGAGCAGAACGCCCGTCGCTGCCTGCAGATCTGTGACCGCGGGTACGTGCTCGATCAGGGCCGGGATGCCTACGAGGGCACCGGTCGCGAGCTTCTCGAGGACCCGAAGGTGATCGGCCTGTACCTGGGCACCCTCGGCCAGGACGACGCCGCCTGA
- the groES gene encoding co-chaperone GroES yields MSVSIKPLEDRIVIQQVEAEQTTASGLVIPDTAKEKPQEGEVVAVGPGRIDDNGNRVPIDVAVGDRVLYSKYGGTEVKFGADEYLVLSARDVLAVVVR; encoded by the coding sequence GTGTCGGTTTCCATCAAGCCGCTCGAGGACCGCATCGTCATCCAGCAGGTCGAGGCCGAGCAGACCACCGCAAGCGGTCTGGTCATCCCCGACACTGCGAAGGAGAAGCCCCAGGAGGGCGAGGTCGTGGCCGTGGGCCCCGGCCGCATCGACGACAACGGCAACCGCGTTCCGATCGACGTCGCCGTGGGTGACCGCGTGCTGTACAGCAAGTACGGCGGCACCGAGGTGAAGTTCGGCGCTGACGAGTACCTCGTGCTCTCGGCCCGCGACGTTCTGGCGGTCGTCGTCCGCTGA
- the tsaD gene encoding tRNA (adenosine(37)-N6)-threonylcarbamoyltransferase complex transferase subunit TsaD, whose product MTEPLVLGIETSCDETGIGIVRGRTLLSNTIASSMDEHARYGGVVPEVAARAHLEALQPSIEQALAEAQVTLEELDAIAVTSGPGLAGALMVGVGAAKGLAVSLNKPLYAVNHLVGHIAADILAHDGSADAEPLEYPTIALLVSGGHTSLLHVRDLTTDVELLGETIDDAAGEAFDKVARLLGLPYPGGPQIDRVAAEGDPKAIRFPRGLSKASDLEKHRYDFSFSGLKTAVARWVERAEANGEEIPVADVAASFREAVVDVLVTKALAACADRGVPRLLLGGGVIANRRLRDVTLERAAAAGVTVRIPPLSLCTDNGAMIAGLAAELIASGRGASTLEFGADSTLPVTEIQVSAA is encoded by the coding sequence ATGACCGAACCCCTGGTGCTCGGCATCGAGACGAGCTGCGACGAGACCGGCATCGGCATCGTGCGCGGCCGCACTCTGCTGTCCAACACGATCGCGTCCAGCATGGACGAGCACGCCCGCTACGGCGGCGTGGTGCCCGAGGTCGCCGCGCGCGCCCACCTCGAGGCGCTGCAGCCCTCGATCGAGCAGGCGCTCGCCGAGGCGCAGGTCACCCTGGAGGAGTTGGATGCCATCGCGGTCACCAGCGGCCCGGGCCTCGCCGGCGCGCTGATGGTGGGCGTCGGTGCGGCGAAGGGGCTGGCGGTCTCGCTGAACAAGCCGCTGTACGCCGTGAACCATCTGGTCGGGCACATCGCCGCCGACATCCTGGCGCACGACGGAAGCGCGGATGCCGAGCCGCTCGAGTACCCGACCATTGCGCTGCTGGTCTCGGGCGGGCACACCTCCCTGCTGCACGTGCGCGATCTGACCACCGACGTCGAGCTGCTCGGTGAGACCATCGACGATGCAGCGGGGGAGGCCTTCGACAAGGTCGCCCGCCTGCTCGGACTGCCCTATCCCGGCGGCCCGCAGATCGACCGGGTCGCGGCCGAGGGCGACCCGAAGGCGATCCGCTTCCCGCGGGGGCTGTCGAAGGCATCCGATCTGGAGAAGCACCGCTACGACTTCTCGTTCTCGGGCCTGAAGACCGCCGTCGCGCGGTGGGTCGAGCGGGCCGAGGCGAACGGTGAGGAGATCCCCGTCGCCGATGTCGCCGCGAGCTTCCGCGAGGCCGTAGTGGACGTGCTGGTCACCAAGGCGCTCGCCGCGTGCGCCGACCGCGGTGTGCCGCGCCTGCTGCTGGGCGGGGGAGTGATCGCCAATCGGCGCCTCCGCGACGTGACCCTCGAGCGCGCTGCGGCCGCCGGAGTGACCGTGCGGATCCCGCCGCTGAGCCTGTGCACCGACAACGGTGCGATGATCGCGGGCCTGGCCGCCGAGCTGATCGCCAGCGGGCGGGGTGCGTCGACGCTGGAGTTCGGCGCGGATTCGACGCTGCCGGTCACGGAGATCCAGGTGAGTGCGGCATGA
- the rimI gene encoding ribosomal protein S18-alanine N-acetyltransferase, protein MTLRTATIDDLAAIMELERRGFPDDAWSEQTMAAEVASAHNRYLVDVEGDRVVGYGGVRALQGGSDADIQTIALASEFRGRGRGRALLRALTDEAVARGARELFLEVRADNPVAQALYASEGFAELGRRPRYYQPGNVDAIVMRLNLGEWAERAAPAPGAALAPQAREENSRSGGEIPAEAPPIAENSSRTGEGAGRADQEHTTDAAQEATA, encoded by the coding sequence ATGACGCTGCGCACCGCCACGATCGACGACCTCGCCGCGATCATGGAGCTCGAACGTCGCGGTTTTCCCGATGACGCGTGGAGCGAGCAGACCATGGCCGCCGAGGTCGCCAGCGCGCACAACAGGTACCTGGTCGACGTCGAGGGCGACCGCGTCGTCGGCTACGGCGGGGTGCGGGCACTGCAGGGCGGGTCGGATGCCGACATCCAGACCATCGCGCTGGCGTCGGAGTTCCGCGGACGCGGCCGGGGGCGTGCCCTGCTGCGCGCCCTGACCGACGAGGCCGTCGCCCGCGGGGCGCGCGAGCTGTTCCTCGAGGTGCGCGCCGACAACCCCGTCGCGCAGGCGCTGTACGCGTCAGAGGGATTCGCCGAGCTCGGACGCCGTCCGCGCTACTACCAGCCCGGGAACGTCGATGCGATCGTGATGCGGTTGAACCTGGGGGAGTGGGCAGAGCGTGCCGCCCCCGCCCCGGGTGCCGCCCTTGCCCCGCAGGCTCGGGAGGAGAACTCCCGCTCGGGAGGAGAGATTCCTGCAGAAGCTCCTCCCATCGCAGAGAACTCCTCCCGAACGGGTGAGGGCGCGGGGCGCGCAGACCAGGAACACACGACGGATGCCGCACAGGAGGCCACCGCATGA
- the flgL gene encoding flagellar hook-associated protein FlgL gives MISRVTTSSMASSAMRQLQTNLSELSRLQEQATSQRAFLALSDDPAAATTTLRLHGEQQRNEQYARNIGDGLAWLTAADSAITAGTALLGRVRTLTLQGANDGAMDATAKEAIAVELESIRAEMLTTANTTIVGRSVFAGTSDKAAFDEDGNHSGIPGSEVVRRISDAGSIRVDSDGAAVFGVGADSVFSLIDRIVSDLRTGVNVGTRVGEIDQRRDTMLSAQGAVGARQAQIERAKETTMQDAVSLEARRAAVEDVDSVEVLVKLQAQELVYRSALAVTGRVLQPSLMDFLR, from the coding sequence ATGATCTCTCGTGTCACCACCTCATCGATGGCATCCTCCGCGATGCGGCAGCTGCAGACGAATCTGTCCGAGCTGTCCCGGCTGCAGGAGCAGGCCACCTCGCAGCGCGCGTTCCTCGCGCTCTCCGACGACCCGGCCGCGGCGACGACCACGCTGCGACTGCACGGCGAACAGCAGCGCAACGAGCAGTACGCCCGCAACATCGGCGACGGGCTGGCATGGCTGACGGCCGCGGACTCCGCGATCACCGCCGGAACGGCGCTGCTCGGGCGCGTGCGCACGCTGACCCTGCAGGGCGCGAATGACGGCGCGATGGACGCGACCGCCAAGGAGGCCATTGCGGTGGAGCTGGAGAGCATCCGCGCGGAGATGCTCACCACCGCCAACACGACCATCGTCGGGCGCTCGGTCTTCGCCGGCACCTCAGACAAGGCGGCGTTCGACGAGGACGGCAACCACAGCGGCATTCCCGGATCCGAGGTGGTGCGCCGGATCTCCGACGCCGGATCGATCCGGGTCGACAGCGACGGCGCCGCGGTGTTCGGGGTCGGAGCGGATTCGGTCTTCTCGCTGATCGACCGGATCGTGTCCGACCTGCGCACCGGCGTGAACGTCGGGACCCGGGTCGGGGAGATCGATCAGCGGCGCGACACTATGCTCAGTGCGCAGGGGGCAGTGGGCGCCAGGCAGGCGCAGATCGAGCGCGCGAAGGAGACGACGATGCAGGACGCGGTATCACTCGAAGCGCGACGGGCCGCGGTCGAGGACGTCGATTCGGTCGAGGTGCTCGTGAAGCTGCAGGCGCAGGAGCTCGTCTACCGGTCGGCGCTCGCCGTCACAGGGCGCGTGCTGCAGCCGTCGCTGATGGATTTCCTGCGATGA
- a CDS encoding flagellar assembly protein FliW has product MSVVLTFVTPPPGFAPHTRFLLEPVADADGLFSLDAVDDQALRLHVVESRRVAADYAPTISDSDVRALGLTGPEQAMLLLVVGHTSDGVHVNLLAPIVVNSATGACAQLILDDQDLPLRALLA; this is encoded by the coding sequence ATGAGCGTCGTCCTGACCTTCGTCACACCGCCGCCCGGCTTCGCACCGCACACGCGGTTCCTGCTAGAGCCGGTCGCCGACGCCGACGGGCTGTTCTCGTTGGACGCGGTCGACGATCAGGCGCTGCGGCTCCACGTCGTCGAATCGCGCCGTGTGGCGGCGGACTATGCGCCGACGATCAGCGACAGCGACGTGCGGGCGCTCGGTCTGACCGGGCCCGAGCAGGCCATGCTGCTGCTCGTCGTGGGCCACACCTCCGACGGTGTGCACGTGAACCTGCTGGCACCGATCGTCGTGAACTCGGCGACGGGCGCATGCGCGCAGCTGATCCTCGATGACCAGGATCTTCCGCTGCGCGCGCTGCTGGCCTGA
- a CDS encoding class I SAM-dependent methyltransferase, protein MEMTELAALLTRDGLALLDEVGPIASTAKVAQTVSRLRAAGHSPDLVSAVVGQAHLRVKAQSKFGEFAERMLFTRAGLEQATRLNVATLHAVRMRQAGIPAVSDLGCGIGGDSLAFAGAGLQVTAVDADEVTAGIAAYNLAPFGEDATVRTGRAEDNVPVGGGVWLDPARRTAGHSETRRLTASDWSPSLDWCFEVAGQHPTGIKLGPGLDRDLIPDDVEAQWVSADGSVVELLLWSGALARDGIRRSALIVTGGQTHELTAAADAEDLPVRELGAFLHEPDGAVIRARLIGDAGRMLEAGMLDEQIAYLTGDAAVTSPFVQSFRVRETLPVHAKTINAALRKGDIGRLEIKKRGMDIDPAAFRKKLTLRGSQEATLILTRTPAGRIAILADRV, encoded by the coding sequence GTGGAGATGACCGAGCTCGCCGCCCTGCTCACCCGCGACGGGCTCGCCCTGCTCGACGAGGTCGGGCCGATCGCGTCCACTGCCAAGGTCGCGCAGACCGTTTCGCGGTTGCGCGCGGCGGGGCACTCCCCCGATCTCGTCTCGGCGGTCGTCGGCCAGGCGCACCTGCGGGTGAAAGCGCAATCGAAGTTCGGCGAGTTCGCCGAGCGGATGCTGTTCACCCGGGCCGGCCTGGAGCAGGCCACCCGGCTGAACGTGGCGACGCTGCATGCCGTGCGGATGCGGCAGGCCGGGATCCCCGCGGTATCGGATCTGGGGTGCGGGATCGGCGGCGACAGCCTCGCCTTCGCCGGCGCCGGCCTCCAGGTCACCGCGGTGGATGCCGACGAGGTCACCGCCGGGATCGCGGCGTACAACCTCGCACCGTTCGGGGAGGATGCCACGGTGCGCACCGGGCGCGCGGAGGACAACGTCCCGGTCGGCGGCGGCGTCTGGCTGGACCCCGCCCGTCGCACCGCGGGTCACAGCGAGACACGGCGGCTGACGGCATCCGACTGGTCGCCGTCGCTGGACTGGTGCTTCGAGGTGGCGGGGCAGCATCCGACCGGCATCAAGCTCGGGCCCGGCCTGGATCGCGACCTCATCCCCGACGACGTCGAGGCGCAGTGGGTCAGCGCCGACGGCAGCGTCGTCGAACTGCTGCTGTGGAGCGGCGCGCTCGCGCGCGACGGCATCCGTCGTTCCGCACTGATCGTGACCGGTGGGCAGACGCACGAGCTGACGGCGGCGGCGGATGCCGAGGATCTGCCCGTGCGCGAGCTGGGCGCCTTCCTGCACGAGCCGGACGGGGCGGTGATCCGGGCGCGGCTGATCGGAGATGCCGGGCGGATGCTGGAGGCCGGCATGCTCGACGAGCAGATCGCCTACCTCACCGGCGACGCCGCGGTGACGAGCCCGTTCGTGCAGTCGTTCCGAGTGCGCGAGACGCTACCCGTGCACGCCAAGACCATCAACGCCGCGCTGCGCAAGGGCGATATCGGTCGCCTGGAGATCAAGAAGCGCGGGATGGACATCGACCCGGCGGCGTTCCGCAAGAAGCTCACGCTGCGCGGATCGCAGGAGGCGACGCTGATCCTCACGCGCACGCCTGCCGGGCGCATCGCGATCCTCGCCGACCGGGTCTGA
- a CDS encoding ABC transporter ATP-binding protein: MPADPHPTGSVRRPKTTGLATGPAKPGVAKADPILVVDGVERRFGGLTAVDVDHLEIPRGAITALIGPNGAGKTTLFNLLCGFDRPNAGRWSYDGKNLAGVPSFKVARMGQVRTFQLTKSLSLLTVLENMKLGAGGQRGEKFWSSFFPFLWREQDKQIETRALDLLKRFKLDAKQADFAASLSGGQRKLLEMARALMSDPQLVMLDEPMAGVNPALTQSLLDHILDLKELGMTVLFVEHDMHMVRHIADWVVVMAEGRVVAEGPPDEVMSDPAVVDAYLGAHQDVDLGQVTGRMPVITRDAAAAARVRAKIEAEAEAELEEEQK, encoded by the coding sequence ATCCCGGCGGACCCCCACCCGACCGGCAGCGTCCGACGCCCCAAGACGACAGGGCTTGCCACGGGGCCGGCCAAGCCCGGTGTGGCCAAGGCCGATCCGATCCTCGTCGTCGATGGCGTCGAGCGCCGGTTCGGCGGTCTGACCGCTGTCGATGTCGATCACCTCGAGATTCCTCGCGGCGCGATCACAGCCCTGATCGGCCCGAACGGCGCAGGCAAGACCACCCTCTTCAACCTGCTCTGCGGGTTCGACAGACCGAACGCCGGCCGCTGGTCGTACGACGGCAAGAACCTTGCCGGTGTGCCGTCGTTCAAGGTGGCGCGCATGGGTCAGGTGCGCACGTTCCAGCTGACCAAGTCGCTGTCGCTGCTCACCGTGCTCGAGAACATGAAGCTGGGCGCCGGCGGCCAGCGCGGCGAGAAGTTCTGGTCGAGCTTCTTCCCGTTCCTGTGGCGTGAGCAGGACAAGCAGATCGAGACGCGCGCACTGGATCTGCTCAAGCGGTTCAAGCTCGATGCCAAGCAGGCGGATTTCGCGGCATCCCTCTCCGGAGGTCAGCGCAAGCTGCTGGAGATGGCGCGTGCGCTGATGAGCGACCCCCAGCTGGTGATGCTCGACGAGCCGATGGCGGGTGTCAACCCAGCGCTGACGCAGTCGCTGCTGGACCACATCCTCGATCTGAAGGAGCTCGGGATGACCGTGCTCTTCGTCGAGCACGACATGCACATGGTGCGGCATATCGCCGACTGGGTCGTGGTCATGGCCGAGGGCCGTGTGGTCGCGGAGGGTCCGCCCGACGAGGTCATGTCGGATCCCGCGGTGGTGGATGCCTATCTCGGAGCGCATCAGGACGTCGATCTCGGTCAGGTCACCGGCCGGATGCCGGTGATCACGCGCGATGCTGCTGCGGCGGCGCGAGTGCGCGCGAAGATCGAGGCCGAAGCAGAGGCTGAGCTCGAGGAGGAGCAGAAATGA
- the tsaB gene encoding tRNA (adenosine(37)-N6)-threonylcarbamoyltransferase complex dimerization subunit type 1 TsaB, with translation MILAVDTSLGTAVAVIDADGSVVAEASAPGRLGHAEVIGDLLARVARPGITHVVAGMGPGPFTGLRIGIAAARTFALGRGIPVIPIPSHFAIALDAEGPVTVITDARRREIAVSVFDGTDADGIPHLIEPTRLEKRGTDPVDETAELSASALARVGARAIAAGRTLADAEPLYLRSPDVVQPGPPKRVSG, from the coding sequence GTGATTCTCGCCGTCGACACCTCCCTGGGCACGGCCGTCGCCGTCATCGACGCGGACGGCTCCGTGGTCGCCGAAGCATCCGCGCCCGGCCGCCTCGGCCACGCCGAGGTCATCGGCGACCTGCTCGCGCGGGTCGCCCGTCCAGGGATCACCCATGTCGTCGCCGGCATGGGGCCCGGCCCGTTCACGGGCCTGCGCATCGGCATCGCCGCAGCGCGCACCTTCGCGCTCGGCCGCGGCATCCCCGTCATCCCGATCCCCAGCCACTTCGCGATCGCGCTGGACGCCGAGGGGCCCGTCACGGTCATCACCGATGCGCGCCGCCGAGAGATCGCGGTGAGCGTGTTCGACGGGACGGATGCCGACGGCATCCCGCACCTGATCGAACCCACCCGCCTCGAGAAGCGCGGAACCGACCCCGTGGACGAGACCGCCGAGCTCTCGGCATCCGCCCTGGCCAGGGTCGGCGCGCGCGCCATCGCCGCCGGACGCACACTCGCAGACGCCGAGCCGCTGTACCTGCGCTCGCCGGATGTCGTGCAGCCCGGCCCACCGAAGCGGGTGAGCGGATGA
- a CDS encoding ABC transporter substrate-binding protein has translation MNAMKGSRPARVFAGIALVSATALIIAGCASTPAATEKPTTGGDKPAAVDVTLKLGSLLPKTGSLAFLGAPMEAGVQLAVSQVNEAKAGVTIELSQEDEGDTDTKAYETSIEKLRSGGVTALVGAASSSVTKLILDGNVGAGMVTVSPSNTSADFTGLDPLYFRTAPSDSLQGEVLGNEIAEDGAKTLGILYQNDGYGTGLFEAIKSTFEGNGGKVVAEASYNVGDGQYDAQVSTIAASKPDAVAVVSYDQFKTIAPLLGNAGIDTGKLYMVDGNLSNYAKDNLGVSLEGSKGTRAGAELPEDFLTQLNEVWTAAGNDPINDVTYSAEAYDAVILISLATLASGSTKGADIAGKMQEVSGGSGDGEKCTTFAECADIINGGGTADYDGLSGEVTFNDDNDPAGAAIGVYQYGADNNNSRIK, from the coding sequence ATGAACGCTATGAAGGGCTCGCGACCCGCGAGAGTCTTCGCAGGGATCGCGCTGGTCAGCGCGACCGCACTGATCATCGCCGGCTGCGCCAGCACTCCGGCTGCAACCGAGAAGCCGACCACCGGGGGCGACAAGCCCGCCGCCGTCGACGTCACCCTCAAGCTCGGATCGCTGCTGCCCAAGACCGGCAGCCTCGCGTTCCTCGGCGCTCCGATGGAGGCGGGTGTTCAGCTGGCCGTGTCGCAGGTGAACGAGGCGAAGGCCGGCGTCACCATCGAACTCAGCCAGGAGGATGAGGGCGACACCGACACCAAGGCGTACGAGACTTCGATCGAGAAGCTGCGCAGCGGCGGCGTGACCGCTCTCGTGGGTGCCGCATCGTCCAGCGTCACCAAGCTCATCCTCGACGGCAACGTCGGTGCCGGTATGGTCACCGTCTCGCCGTCGAACACCTCGGCTGACTTCACCGGGCTCGACCCGCTGTACTTCCGTACCGCGCCCAGCGACAGCCTGCAGGGTGAGGTGCTCGGCAACGAGATCGCCGAGGACGGCGCGAAGACGCTCGGAATCCTGTACCAGAACGACGGTTACGGCACGGGCCTGTTCGAGGCGATCAAGTCCACCTTCGAGGGGAACGGCGGAAAGGTCGTCGCCGAGGCGTCGTACAACGTCGGTGACGGTCAGTACGACGCTCAGGTGTCGACGATCGCCGCATCGAAGCCGGATGCTGTCGCCGTGGTCTCCTACGACCAGTTCAAGACGATCGCACCACTGCTCGGCAACGCCGGCATCGATACCGGCAAGCTGTACATGGTCGACGGCAACCTCTCGAACTACGCCAAGGACAACCTCGGTGTCAGCCTCGAAGGCTCCAAGGGCACGCGCGCAGGCGCTGAGCTGCCGGAGGACTTCCTGACGCAGCTGAACGAGGTCTGGACCGCCGCGGGCAACGACCCGATCAACGACGTCACCTACTCGGCTGAGGCCTACGACGCCGTCATCCTCATCTCGCTCGCGACGCTCGCGTCGGGGTCGACCAAGGGTGCTGACATCGCGGGCAAGATGCAGGAGGTCTCGGGCGGCTCCGGCGACGGTGAGAAGTGCACCACCTTCGCCGAGTGCGCAGACATCATCAACGGCGGCGGAACGGCCGACTACGACGGTCTGTCCGGCGAAGTCACCTTCAACGACGACAACGACCCGGCCGGTGCCGCCATCGGCGTCTACCAGTACGGCGCCGACAACAACAACTCGCGGATCAAGTAA